The following DNA comes from bacterium.
TCCTCGATGAGGCGCAGAACACCACCGTCGGGCAGATGAAGATGTTTCTGACCCGTCTGGGCGAGCGCTCCAAGGCGGTGGTCACCGGCGATCTTACGCAGATCGACCTGGCGCACCCCACCACGTCCGGACTGACGCTGGCCTGCCAGATTCTCAAAGGGATCAAAGGGATCGGAATGGTGTATCTGACGGAGAAGGATGTGGTGCGTCACCGGCTGGTGAGCGCCATCATCCGGGCGTTTGAGCGCCATGAGGGGCGCGACGAAGGCGCGCGCCGCAACCATCAACTGCAATCGCCCACGGACGCCTCCGCAAGCGACGGGGAGGCCTGACGGCCGGGTATGTTCCACGTCCTGCTCAGAGCCAAGCGCGCCATCGCCGCGCGGATCCGCACGCGTCTGGAAGACGTGAGCGACACGCGCCGTTACCGGCGCGTGCAGACGGCGACGCACATCGCGCTGGGCCTGCTGGTCGTGGCCGGCTCGATTGTCTTTTTCCCGCGGCCGGAGTTGTTTGTCCCACCCGATTTCCCCCGCGAAGGAGACATCGCCACCGCCGAGATCATCGCGCCGTTTGATTTTCCGGTCATGAAGTCGCCGGAGGAGATTCGCGCCGAGGAGGATGAAATCCGGCGTGAGACACCTCCCATCCTGAAGTATGACCGGGTGATTGCCGACTCGATTCAGCGCACGCTGGGCCATTTCTTCAACCGCGCCGAGCGGCTGGCGGCCTCACCGATCAGCCCGAATCTGCGCAAGGAGCGGTTGGCGCAGGAGTTTCCGTGGTGGGACCTGGACACGCTGACCCCGCCGCGTGCGGGCGGCGGCTGGCTGGCCCTGCGTTTCACCGCCGAGGATGCGGTGCGGCGGCTCTATACCACCGGCATCTTCCCCGACACGCGCTTCCTGCCGACGACGGAAAGCCCGTTTGTCATGGTGGACCGTCCCGGAGTGGGGGAAATGCCGCTCAAGCGCGATCAGATTCTCGACCGGTCGGCGGCGCGGGCGCGCATCGAAGTCGAACTGGCGGAGATTCCGGGGGTCGACGAGTCCGAACGCCAGCGGCTGGTGGCGGTGATCAGCGATTTGCTCACGCCCAATCTGGTGTACGATCACGAATCAACCGAGCAACGCCGCCAGGCGCTTCTGGATGAACTCCAGCCGTACAAGGTGCGCATCTACCGCGGCGAGCGGATCGTGGCGAAGAATGAGCGGGTGACGGCGGCGCACGCCGAGCGATTGGCAGCGCTGGCGCAATTGCGCGCCGAGCGGCGCGATTCGGACAGCCTGCTCGGATATCTGCTGCCGATCGGCGGACGGGCGCTGTTCGCGCTGTTTTGCGTGGCGGGCATGGCGGCGCACTTCTACTATTTCCGCCGCCGCTACCTGCGACGCTCGGCGGTGATCCTCCTCACCGCGCTGCTGTGGCTGTTTACGCTGGCGGCGGCACGCGTGGCGTTGGCCTTTGGCTGGCCCTTTCTCTACCTCATACCGATCCCGTTTACCGCCATCCTGATCACCGTGCTGGTGGATCTGGGCACGGCGCTGGTGTCAACGGTCTTTCTCTCGTTCCTGGTCGGCGTGGTGACCGGCTTCAGTTTCCCGGTGACGGTGGTCGGCGTGGCGGTCGGCATGGTGTCGGCCTACAGCGTGCGGACGGTGCGCCGCCGCTACGACTTCTACCGCCCGGCGCTCTACGGATCGCTGACCTTCCTCCTGGTGATTGTCGTGATTGAGTCGCTGCGTTACACCGAAACCGAGGGCATCCTGCAGGCGGCCGGGTACGGCATGGTGAATTCGATTGTCGCGGCGATCCTGGCGGTCGGCGTGTTACCGGTGTTCGAATCGCTGTTCGGGTTCACCACCGATCTGACGCTGTTGGAACTATCCAATCTCAATCATCCGCTGCTGAAGCGTCTGTCGCTGGAGGCGCCGGGGACCTACCATCACTCGATCGTGATCGGCAACCTCTCCGAGGCGGCTGCCGAGGCAATCGGCGCCAACGCGCTGTTGGCGCGCGTGGGGGCCTACTACCACGACATCGGCAAGATGGAAAAGCCGGAGTACTTTGTCGAGAACATGCGCCACACCAAAAGCAAGCACGACAAACTCTCGCCATCGATGAGCGCGCTCATCCTCGAACGGCATGTCAAGGGCGGCAAGGAGCTGGCCCTCGAGCACAATCTGCCCGACGCGGTGATCGATTTCATCGAGCAGCATCATGGCACCACGGTCATGAGCTTCTTCTACCAGAAGGCCCTGAAGCAGTCGCCGGACGAAGGGGTGGTCGAAGAGGAATACCGCTACCCCGGCCCGAAGCCGCAGACGCGCGAGACCGCGATCCTGATGCTGGCCGATTCGGTCGAAGCGGTGACGCGCACGCTCGACGACCCCAAGCCGGGGCGGGTGCAGGCGGTGGTCCAGAAAGTGATCGCCGACAAA
Coding sequences within:
- a CDS encoding HDIG domain-containing protein, with product MFHVLLRAKRAIAARIRTRLEDVSDTRRYRRVQTATHIALGLLVVAGSIVFFPRPELFVPPDFPREGDIATAEIIAPFDFPVMKSPEEIRAEEDEIRRETPPILKYDRVIADSIQRTLGHFFNRAERLAASPISPNLRKERLAQEFPWWDLDTLTPPRAGGGWLALRFTAEDAVRRLYTTGIFPDTRFLPTTESPFVMVDRPGVGEMPLKRDQILDRSAARARIEVELAEIPGVDESERQRLVAVISDLLTPNLVYDHESTEQRRQALLDELQPYKVRIYRGERIVAKNERVTAAHAERLAALAQLRAERRDSDSLLGYLLPIGGRALFALFCVAGMAAHFYYFRRRYLRRSAVILLTALLWLFTLAAARVALAFGWPFLYLIPIPFTAILITVLVDLGTALVSTVFLSFLVGVVTGFSFPVTVVGVAVGMVSAYSVRTVRRRYDFYRPALYGSLTFLLVIVVIESLRYTETEGILQAAGYGMVNSIVAAILAVGVLPVFESLFGFTTDLTLLELSNLNHPLLKRLSLEAPGTYHHSIVIGNLSEAAAEAIGANALLARVGAYYHDIGKMEKPEYFVENMRHTKSKHDKLSPSMSALILERHVKGGKELALEHNLPDAVIDFIEQHHGTTVMSFFYQKALKQSPDEGVVEEEYRYPGPKPQTRETAILMLADSVEAVTRTLDDPKPGRVQAVVQKVIADKFLAGQLEECNLTLRDLHRIEQAFLKILLGVFHQRIDYPSAADSLEDEADNSDVAPTRDALQTRPTGRPS